Within the Malus sylvestris chromosome 4, drMalSylv7.2, whole genome shotgun sequence genome, the region tgtggtgaagctttgttgggtaccatgaattgattttgcttcacactatcttgatcaagattgtgtgaagcttttgagaatttgtagttgtcctccattgatgaagctttgttgaatttcccaatttccttttttattttttttttgggaaaattagaaatttgaaaatgtgggagagacaacatatacaaattttgcttccgcactgttgagcaagagattgtgatgcaagccacaccttgtagtagtcaaaggtttggatgaaccatataaattgaatttgcttcaaacaatcttgatcaagagtgtgtgaagctttctacgagttgtagttgcccttcatttttgaagcttttgttggcaccataaattggttttgcttcacattgttttgatcaagagtgtgtgaagcttttgagaattgtggttaaactcctttgatgaagctcttgttggcaccataaattggttttgcttcacactgtcttaatcaagagtgtgtgaagcttttcagAATTATGGTTGcgctccattgatgaagctcttgttggcaccatagattggtgcttcacactgtcttgatcaagagtgtgtgaagcttttgagaattgtggttgccctccattgatgaaactcttgtcgGCACCATAGATTGGTTTTGCtacacactgtcttgattaagagtgtgtgaaacttttgagaattgtggttgaactcctttgatgacaacatatacaaatttttcttccacattgttgagcaagagattgtgatgcaagccatactttgtagtgtttgcattgttacaaaggagaaatgtctgaagcaaatgcaagagggCTAAATAGCttaatcttcgtatgccatacactgaagttgttgttgtcttgcaataagactttattggtgactataactcttgttgggcataagtgctcccctagttgagttgtaaaacatgagggttttttattatatgtgaatgctaggagttcacatgtacaagttgtaccactcgtcttctggttggtggaatgaatggtgagttgctttcatcacctggttggtagcacgaagatgaattcctttttcacctggttggtggcatgagtggcaagttgccaaatgatattagagtacgggttgtacatttcatcacctggttagtggcatgaaggagagtacgggttgtacattttatcacctggttggtggcacgaagatgagttccttcttcacctagttggtggcatgagtggcaagttgccaaatgatattagagtactgataagctcatgtttatatatattttacatcaaattcacttctcttttcttagttagttccttttattttttagctatttactttgttttttttgttttgtggtatttgtcaagcaaataaaagaaaaatggcaCAAGTAAGATTtttagtaacaaattcgtcaaaactgcctgtgcagatcagctgacttttgaagcaagttgcgaacagctcagaatgaattagagaacgagccttatatgcttggaaagctacggatgtctattttctggatcaTTTCGTGGATtgctaatatcatttttctagaagaagttatggcctttttaacactgaaaggttaccaagaggctgagcagtttgtaactgcaatggaagcaataaacccaataaatctagcagccaaaactgatgcagccaagaacaagtcaactgacacctattcaaatatcagaggaaatggaattaaaaatgaggattaagagggagtaattggcataaaggctacctaaagtgttacaattgttttaccacatttcctctcacttattgtcatcactaaatggctattagtgggtgagttaaggagaagaaaatgatgcagcaagaattggtttaaaagtagcattggggaaggaaggaagggggGAGGAGGCCTTAGTCGATTTCTttcggttctatcttctcaaactcatgtctatcttttgtttttatttaaggattgtgtgtaactaattttttagtagttaggggctgttttgaagccccgaatatgattgcaagtttgttatgacatttcgtttaaattacttttatgaatggatgaaaattagttcactacttgtctcgttgatgaattctttatttgttttctatggatgcatacgcagtaagcatatctaggattctaacactatgaatatgtgtgtgcctgcccttgtcgaatgaggacctacatatgttctagagtagtacttgttaattgcgattaacatgtgaaccaatttctaggataagacaacgccagtacttacgatgccttgtgatgactcaaactcttttcgttcttaatgattcctacttgttaaatctatgaacacgccattctagaatgcatgctagggactaagttaagttgaaaacgtcattctcttaacatactacctAAGAAAGAGTCATAGGTtaagttctaacattgagccaacttgagcatcttcatctggaaataaaaggaatttgaatgaaacataacatgtttacatgattatttggtggtggatagcaattcccctaactcgtttttcttaatttgtgaactacttaaaatttgtttctatcctgtttttgtttaatttaatttaaatagaaaatcaactccaaaaatcacaaaaatttgTATAACTAtagctctgtgtgtctagtgtcttcatataaaatttcgtagactttagattagtgtaagtcagtctaataattatttttcggtggctggtcagtagggacagcaaccaatttttgtgacattttaagtagttagataaaacaatcttctgcgggaaagacccttattttcatatgctacaattgacaaatcttagtgttaataatgaaaatcaataggacatttgtgtgctagtttgtggtgtgtttttaatcctatcaagtacgggttgtacatttcatcacctggttggtggcatgaaggagagtacgggttgtacatttcatcacctggttggtggcatgaaaataagttccttcttcacctggttggtggcatgagtggcaagttgccaaatgatattagagtacgggttgtacatttcatcacttggttggtggcatgaaggagagtacgggttgtacatttcattacctggttggtggcatgaagatgagttccttcttcacatttcatcacctagttcgtgagaataagggcaaggtgtcgaggcacattgtagcaagtgtcgaagacacaaaatAAGTTGAacccctttcgaagcacagttggcttatgtatgaatgtgttggaatgtatgatgtttatttatgaatgtgttggaatgtatgatgcttatgtatgaatgtgttggaatgtatgatgcttacgtatgaatgtgttggaatgtatgatgtttatgttgattgatataagtgatgcttttgatatgtgaaccatgctagttgtaacacttagtatcacatactttgtgtcaaagtacgcatgttaaagctctgagttggagtataagggtaggtcagcgtaaaCCAAGTGTTCCaatgctaggaacgcaaaagactcagaagaagttgtctgaattccctcttctttaaatatttgttgaatggcttgtgtgacaaaagatctcaaacggttgagagtcaaaacatttgtaatgtgtatgccttcttataatagcacttccttcagtacctagtcatccactttgaaagagtgaggcttggccctatagtcataatagtcgacgatacattcacccctggttgtcttaatacgaacttttatccctcttgttgtaatgggcttgctgagagtaaaaatctttcctcttaccaagagacagatacgtttggtgacttagcgagtagctaaatgaggcaagaGATGATGCATtaggtgtctgaatggccaagatctcctcacttagtagaacttgacttccactttccacttgttgatagaggttaaccatatgggggttcccttggtatgtccttgcttcggcggaggcgtggttgtaagcttgtgccatcaccttagagtaagtcttccaaatgttggcattgatcatgtacttgaagaaacaatcatataggcctgccgtgaaggccttgagggcggtcttgtcatctgccttagcacagtgagaatactcatggctgaagcgatcggcatactctcgtagtgactcatcTGGCTTCTGGAGAATAGTGTACAAGTAATCTGTATAATGCAatatgtgttgagaaacaaacagtttcctcagttcctcaaatgagtctactgtctcaagtGAAAGaaggcaataccagtttagagctccgctagagagggtggaggggaagagaagacatcgctctttgtcggtgttcatctgatatgccatggtggactcaaagaggttaaggtgctcaattgGGTTCTCCCttccaatatagagttgtaaaccaagcttttgttttgtcttcgcttgaatggggtgtcgaggatcttccttgtgagagggttaggcctgggttggttccagtcaggtatctcggcctgacgttcagccttcaacttgtttactttttcaataagctataggacaagggggtcatgagtggagtcatgtaccactggaattttctttcgtaagtctccatcgcctcttgaaAGTAAGagagtttgagcaagggcatgtggttttttcttggactcgcaatactaacttctagggcgagtctgtcggaataattcagagtcccatgtaccttcatgttcctctaggacctgttgttccttccctagattggcagctggcctgggtcgtgggaggggaccgagtctttcagaaacccttgggtcatcttcgagcatatatggaagggattctctcgacgttactataggaagtctcgacagtcatgataaacggctttcgatccttccaacccttctgtaaggaggtgtcttcctccacttctcctgtttCGGGTCGAaacatctgggttgagagaagtctcatgttgatcaatgttttaatgattagctcgctcctcatcagggatacccatgttgaatggaggtgaccctccgtgttgtgGGGTACCCAGATGATGATTGATATCCataggggcaacaagctcgtgTGTTTAAGTACGCCTAGTtccgtggagcgtctcaaagagcttctcatactgctcctggaagacctcattcttcattgctatcttgttctgagcttctagctcattgacttaagcttgaagagcaacccttttttcttccttctttcgttgcttcgcactaggtgcaagaggggtgtcattctgtgtgttctGGCTTCCTTCGTTCCCCATGTTGAAGAGGGATGCCTAGTCAAAAAacagtgtacgaatggtggaaaccagcttggcaaagctgaagatagggggaataagtgtcgttcccatagacggcgccaaatgttgatgcacaaaatcagtgaggactttggtacaacagaaagtgttaagtttgtgaccttcgctagattgctccggtcattagtgtggataagtatgtaaatggatagagacagggaagcaaatacaagatgtacgtggttcacccagattggctacgttcacggagtagaggagttctcattaattgtgaagggtttacacaagtacataggttcaagctctcctttagtgagtacaagtgaatgattcagtacaaatgacatttggccatattgtgggagaatgatctccttttataaaagagtttctagctttgttctgacattgacacgtgtcgtgttgtgattggcttctgatgttgacacatgtcgcgctgtgattggcttctaatgtcgacacgtgtcgcattgtgattggcctcctggttggagggaaactcttctgggtccttgacgatataacgttgaccggtgctcagtagtttcgggattgttcaagtatggtacaaacaagcaGTAACTCAATTTTTCTAAACAGAATAAAGGATCAGATTTTTATTGGTCATTAAGGGAGGGTGGGTCAGTTATATTATTTAAAGTAGAGTTTGGTTGAGTGTGTTTGTGTTCATTGGTTGTGTGTATGTGCAAAAAGAGATTGATAGTGTTGAAGAATCACATTCTAAGGTTGaatgtttttcatattttttatcatttttctttataaatttGGTTTTAAATTTGCAGATACTTGCATCTaattgctttttattttttagtatttttctttttgctgtGAACTTGCAGGATGAAATTATTTTTCTAGGATGATTCTGTTTTTCTTGCAGTTTAGAGGTAAAGTTTTCTGTGATGCTTCTTTTTTTCTATTGTATACAATATCCTCACTACTAATTTAACACATGTACTTTACCATCATATTTTTGTAGAGAAAAAAACTATTAAACACACTTTTGTTTTGATCTATTACCAAGTTGTATTGTTCTGCTGGATATTTCTTTGGTATATGGCAAGTATTCTGTCGCTAATTGTTCTTGTCTTTACCTATTAGAACGGAATTTGCTTTTCCTTAGAAAGCTTGAATGGCATGAAAAAATTGATAGATTATGCCACTGAAATTCAGAAATGTAAAGGCACGGATATTCTGTTTTATTGATCTTTCCCATTACCTTGTACATGTTCAAGTTGTTAGTACGCCTAAGAAACATGATAATTCCAATTTGACTATGCTGATTTTCCTTGTTTAACAGATCCATGTAAACATTGTTATGCATGTGCCATTCTAGCTTTGTGGTTGGCTTTGGATCTCAGCATGTGTGTGGTTCAGTTTAACTTCTCTATGAACATGTTGTTTGGCATATACTTCTCTGTGAACTTGTGATTTGGCATATATTTTAACTTTTATGTGAACTTGTGATTATGGTTCAATTTATAATTCATGTGATATAATTGTCCTTATAATCCTAAAACTGTGAAACATCAGAATTGTTAAACTGTGCATATAGTTTTACTTTCTTTATatgagaaaaattgaagaatgtATTGGAGGTGTGTTTAATTTTCACTTCAACTACTCATTGGTATTATTTATGGTATAGATTGGTGGTTGCTATGCTCACACCTTGAGCTAAAATTATGCAAGGCTCTTCATTAGagtttatgtttattttctgattttcatTGTTTGGGTTTCTTACCAATTGACAATTATATTGTGCTTGATCTAAgttgtcttctttcttttttttttttttttttttttttggcagaaTAAACATAATAATTGTGGATCAATGTTCATAGCACTACATTCGAACTCCTTGATAGTTGGTTAAAGTGGACATGAAAAACTAGCGTTATAAGACATATCATAGTATTGTAACAAGTACTTGTAAAATTTTTACATTGATTTTTTTGTATGTGTAGTTGAATAtatgattattattataaaacaattctttcaataaaaattggcattgaaaatattattaaattaaaaaacttgtatttgtatctttttatttttgccgACGAAGTTGGATCAACGAAAATGTATAATTCCAACGACTCTTGACCCTCACAAATATGTTTTTGTGCGTATTTTCGACAGTTCTTAATTTTCAGTAATAGTAATTGCGACGATTATGCACtcttgtaaacaaaattttacTGTTGAAAAATCGTTTTTTGACATAATGTTTTGGTCGTAAGAAAATCATCGCAAAAAACAGATATCGTCGCTTAGAAAGTATATTCAACGGCCATACAAGTATTTGCAACCACACATACATgtcgaaaataaaataattttgtcattttgaaaaatcaattCCGACGAAAAGATAACTAGTAACGACAAGCCACAAGCGTCGTAAATGAAGCATTTTCGACGAgtaatcgaaaaaaaaaaatatttccaatGAATCAATTTGTGACGCTTAGCGAGGGCCTTTTCCTGTCGTAAATAAGTATTTGCGACAGGAAAATGACTTTTCCAACCACATTTGACCCTCACAAATGACTTTTTTTTGTAGTGGTTATAATAAAACGATGATATCAAATATGTTATGAGGACTAATTGGACTTATATTAATAATGAACTTATAAGTATTTTAATCATGATAAAATACATAAGAGGGAAATTATTAGAACTAAAGATAATGGAATAAGAGTTGGTTACAAACTCTTAAAACTGCAAACACAACTGCTACCACGATAGGTGGAACAGTTGTGATCTCACGTAAATAAAAACTGCAATATGGTCTCTCTTCTCGGACATGAGGTTTATATTCACCAGTCCTATCGAGAGTAACATACCCTTATAGTTTAGGGCGTATCATATGTAACGTACCCTTACAGTTTATGGTGTATCCAAGTATGGTACAACAATGTACATACGTTACAAATTATGTTGACAAGATACAATGTATTCTTAGAGTTAGAAGAGTCAAACCATTAAAATCTACGTATTGCAGTCGGTGTTAATTTAGAATATcactcaaataaaaagaaatagtgAATCACTTTGGCATGCATCATTTACTCAACAGGAAAATACTTTTCCCCGAAATACATTAAATAAAAGCATGAAAGTGCTATGCATCTACCTGTGGCAGGAACAATTTTTCATGACAGATGATAAAGAAAGAGACTGCAGACAGAGAGAGGAAGCTACACAATGGTTTTATGGCGGACGTTGaatgtattaattttttcttttttctgtttttttttttaatttgtttccaCTTATTTGTAGGGTGACCCTGAAATCGTCAGTATTTTCGGCACACTTTTAAAAATCTCTATTTAGCGCCATTTGTGTCCCATTTAGGTGCTGGGCAACCAACTATctccttaattaatttttaggcatttgaaaattaaaaaaatacgcTTAGACCTATTTAGGCATTGCCTAGCTCGCTTACACCTGCATATATATGCACCCGTCTAAGTCGCGACTATTATTTAGACAAAAAAATTGATGACCACATCTAAATTATGACCTTAATGGCTTAATTATTTAGTCAATTTAGATGCCAAAATCCAATTATTTGAGTGTATGGATCAGATTCCCAATATCTGCTTACTtgtcaaccaaaacaaaaaattgaagggTTAACAAAATAGTCTAGCATGCAGTTTCTATGATACGTCTACTGTTAGATTGTAAATCTAAAATATTGATTGATATGACAGCATAAACCGTTTACGTTATCATAACGTGAATCTCAATTAttgattctttttgtttttttttaattacaacatAATTTCTGGTAATTGAAGTGATCAATATATAGAATGTGTGTGTACGCTTAGGAATGTAGATTGTAGGGTGAACTAATTAAGAATTGGAAACACAAACAAGAATGAGGGGGTCTCTCTTTATTCGTCTAGTCATCATGGAAATGCTACAAAAGAAGAGCTGCTATTAAGTACATATCCGACAAATTGTGTACTCCAAACTTCATCACCCTCCTCTCACAAATCATCATAACACGGAGCTCccaaaaatcattaaaaaaagaaaatgtttaaaagaagaaataaggACACGGAAGAATAcacatgatgatgatgatgatgatgatgatgatgatgatgatgatgatgatgatgatgatgtacTAGCTCTAGTCTACATAAATTTCATACGAACGAAGGCTTTTTCGTAATTAAACAAGCAGTACAAGTCCGCCAAAGAATGCCACCAAGGCCACACTACTTCCAAGCACAAAAGAACCTGAGTCTGGAGTGGCGCTGACTAGATGTGGGGTTGGTGTCTCTCCAATGGAGAGTCCTGGTGGAGTTGTAGAGGATCCTGGCATGGGCGATGTAGGTGGCGAGCTCATAGATGGCCCTGGGCTTCCAGGGCCACCCACCGGGCTTGGACTTGGTGAGACTTTAGTAGGGGATCCTGGCATAGCCGATGCAGGTGGCGAGCTCGTAGATGGCCCTGAGCTTTCTGGGGCACCCACTGGCCTTGGACTTGATGCGCCAGGTGCAGGTGATGAGCTTGTAGAAGGCCTTGGGTTTTCTGGGGCACCCATTGGGCTTGGACTTAATGGAACTTCAGTAGGGGATCCTGTCATGGCGGGTGTAGGTGGCGAGCTCGTAGATGGCCCTGGGCTTTTTGGGGCACCCATTGGCCTTCAACTTGATGGGATTTCAGTATGGGATCCTGGCATGACCAGTGCAGGTGGCGAGCTCGTAGATGGCCCTGGGCTTTCTAGGACACCCACTGGGCTTGGACTTGATGGGACTTCGGTAGGGGATCCTGGCATGGCCGGTGCAGGTGGCGAGCTCTTGGATGGCCCTGGGCTTTCTAGGGCACCCACTGGCTTGGACTTGATGGGACTTCAATAGGGGATCTTGGAATGACCGATGCAGGTGACGAGCTCGTAGATGGCCCTAGGCTTTCTGGGGAACCCATTGGACTTCGACTTGATGGGACATCAGTAGGGGATCCTGGCATGGCCGGTGCAGGTGGCAAGCTCGTACATGGCCCTGGGCTTTCTAGGGCACCCATTGGGCTTGGACTTAAGCTCATAGATGGCCTTGGGCTTTTTGGGGCACCCACTGGGCTTCGACTTGATGGGACTTCATTAGGGGATCCTGGCATGGTCAGTGCAAGTGGCGAGCCCGTACATGGCCCTGGGCTTTCTAGGGCACCCGTTGGGCTTCGACTTGATGGGACTTCAGTAGAGAATCTTGGCATGGCCAGTGCAGGTGGCGAGCTCGTACATGGCCTTGGGCTTTTTGGGGCACCCACTGGGCTTGGACTTAAGCTCGTAGATGGCCCTGGGCTTTCTGGGGCATCCACTGGCCTTGGACTTGATGGGACTTTAGTAGGGGATCCTGGCATGGCTTGTGCAGGTGGCGAGCTCGTAGATGGCCCTGGGCTTTCTGGGGCACCCACTGGGCTTCGACTTGATGGGACTTCAGTAGGGGATCCTGGCATGGCCGGTGCAAGTGGCGAGCTCGTACATGGCCCTAAGTTTTCTAGGGTACCCATTGGGCTTGGACTTGAGCTCGTAGATGGCCCTGGGCTTTCTAGGGCACCCACTAGGCTTGGACTTGATGGGACTTTAGTAGAAGATCCTGGCATCACTTGTGCAGGTGGCAAGCTCGTACATGGCCCTAGGCTTTCTGGGGCACCCACTGGGCTTCGACTTGATGGGACTTCAGTAGGGGATCCTGGCATGGCCGGTGCTAGTGGCAAGCTCGTACATGGCCTTGGGCTTTCTGGGGCACCCATTGGGATTAGACTTGAGCTCGTAGATGGCCCTGGGCTTTCTGAGGCACCCACTGGGCTTCGATTTGATGGGACTTCAGTAGGTGATCCTTGCATAGTCGGTGCAAGTGGCGAGCTCCTACATGGCCCTGGGCTTTCTAAGGCACCCACTGGGCTTGGACTTGATAGGACTTCAGTAGGGGATCCTGGCATGCCCGGTGCAGGTGGCGGTGGCGAGCTCGTACACGGCCCTGGGCTTTCTGGGACACCCACTGGGCTTTGACTTGATGGGACTTCAGTAGGGGATCCTGGCATGGCCGGTGCAGGTGGCGAGCTTGTACATGGCCCTGGGCTTTCTGGGGCACCCACTGGGCTTTGACTTAATGGGACTTCAGTAGGGGATCCTGGCATGGCCGGTGCAGGTGGCGAGCTCATACATGGCCTTGGGCTTTCTAGGGCAACCACTGAGCTTGGACTTGAGCTTGTAGATGGCCTTGGGCTTTTTGGGGCAACCACTGGGCTTAGACTTGATGGGACTTTAGTAGGGGATCCTGGCATGGCCGGTGCAGGTGGCGAGCTCGTACATGGCCCTGGGCTTCCGCTTGATGTGACTTCAGTTTGAGATCCTGGCATGGTCGGTGCAGGTGACGAGCTCGTACATGGCCCTAGGCTTTCTGGGGCACCCACTGAGCTTGGACTTGATGGGACTTCAGTAGGAGATCCTGGCATGGTCGGTGCAGGTGGCGAGCTTGTACATGGCCCTGGCTTTCTTGGACGCCTACTGGGCTTCGACTTGATGGAACTTCACTAGAGGATCCTGGCATGGCCGGTGCAGGTGGCGAGCTCATACATGGCCTTGGGCTTTATGGGGCACCCACTGGGCTTGGACTTGAGCTCGTAGATGGCCCTTGGCTTTCTAGGGCACCCATTGGGCTTGGACTTGATGGGACTTCAGTAGGGGATCCTGGCATGGCCGGTGCAGGTGGCGAGCTCGTACATGGCCCTAGGCTTTCTGGGGCACCTACTGAGCTAGGACTTGATGAGACTTCAGTAGGGGATTCTGGCATGGTCGGTGCAGGTTGCAAGCTCGTACATGGTCTTGGGCTTTCTGGGGCACCCCTTGGGCTTGGACTTGTACTTAATGGGATTTCAGTAGGGGATCCTGGCATGGCTGATGCAGTTGGTGAGCTCATGGATGGCCATGGGCTTTCTGTGGCACCCACTGAGCTTGGACTTGATGGGAGTTCAATAGGGGATCCTGGAATGGCTGATGCAAGTGGTGAGCTCCTATAGAGCCATGGGCTATCTAGGGCACCTACTGGGCTTGGACTTGATGTGACTTTAGTAGGGGAAGCTGCCATTGGAGGTGGCATAACTGGGCTGATGGCCTTAGAAGGCAGTGTCACCTCCATGCTTGGTGGCATAACTGGTGTGGTGGAAGGAGTTTCCATAGTCATGGGCGGTGGTGTCATCATAGGCGGCGGTGTCATCATAGACATTGGCGATGGTGCCATCATAGTCATCAGCGACGGTGCCATTATGGTAGGCGTTGAAGGGGAGGAATATGTTGGT harbors:
- the LOC126619730 gene encoding uncharacterized protein LOC126619730 translates to MTDAGDELVDGPRLSGEPIGLRLDGTSVGDPGMAGAGGKLVHGPGLSRAPIGLGLKLIDGLGLFGAPTGLRLDGTSLGDPGMVSASGEPVHGPGLSRAPVGLRLDGTSVENLGMASAGGELVHGLGLFGAPTGLGLKLVDGPGLSGASTGLGLDGTLVGDPGMACAGGELVDGPGLSGAPTGLRLDGTSVGDPGMAGASGELVHGPKFSRVPIGLGLELVDGPGLSRAPTRLGLDGTLVEDPGITCAGGKLVHGPRLSGAPTGLRLDGTSVGDPGMAGASGKLVHGLGLSGAPIGIRLELVDGPGLSEAPTGLRFDGTSVGDPCIVGASGELLHGPGLSKAPTGLGLDRTSVGDPGMPGAGGGGELVHGPGLSGTPTGL
- the LOC126619731 gene encoding uncharacterized protein LOC126619731, with translation MAGAGGELIHGLGLYGAPTGLGLELVDGPWLSRAPIGLGLDGTSVGDPGMAGAGGELVHGPRLSGAPTELGLDETSVGDSGMVGAGCKLVHGLGLSGAPLGLGLVLNGISVGDPGMADAVGELMDGHGLSVAPTELGLDGSSIGDPGMADASGEAAIGGGITGLMALEGSVTSMLGGITGVVEGVSIVMGGGVIIGGGVIIDIGDGAIIVISDGAIMVGVEGEEYVGGEDGS